Proteins encoded by one window of Deltaproteobacteria bacterium:
- a CDS encoding TIGR04283 family arsenosugar biosynthesis glycosyltransferase, which yields MRLSIIIPVLNEERTIAATLADLDRTEAFEVIVVDGGSTDRTAEVVRATSARLVVSPRGRAMQMNAGARQAAGDVLLFLHADTRLPAGASRDIRECMADARCVGGRFDIRLDSTRPLLRLVGRMISLRSRLTRVATGDQAIFVRRAVFERLGGFPEMPLMEDVAFSRALKKEGSIACLRARVTSSARRWEQHGPVRTILLMWALKLLYLAGVPPTRLKRLYGDAR from the coding sequence ATGCGGCTCTCCATCATTATTCCCGTCCTCAACGAGGAGCGGACCATCGCGGCCACCCTCGCGGATCTCGACCGCACGGAGGCCTTCGAGGTCATTGTGGTCGACGGCGGCAGCACGGACCGGACGGCGGAGGTCGTGCGCGCAACCTCCGCGCGGCTCGTGGTCTCGCCCAGAGGCCGGGCCATGCAGATGAACGCGGGCGCGCGCCAGGCCGCCGGCGACGTGCTGCTCTTCCTGCACGCCGACACCAGACTCCCCGCCGGCGCGAGCCGGGACATCCGCGAATGCATGGCGGACGCCCGCTGCGTGGGCGGACGCTTCGACATCCGCCTGGACAGCACACGCCCGCTGCTCCGCCTCGTCGGGCGCATGATCAGCCTGCGCTCCCGGCTGACCCGGGTCGCCACCGGCGACCAGGCCATCTTCGTGCGCCGCGCCGTGTTCGAGCGTCTCGGCGGCTTCCCGGAAATGCCGCTCATGGAGGACGTGGCGTTCTCGCGCGCGCTCAAGAAGGAAGGGAGCATCGCGTGTCTCCGGGCGCGCGTGACAAGCTCGGCGCGCCGCTGGGAGCAGCACGGCCCGGTACGCACCATCCTGCTCATGTGGGCGCTTAAGCTCCTCTATCTCGCCGGCGTGCCGCCGACCCGGTTGAAGCGCCTGTACGGCGACGCGCGCTAG
- a CDS encoding aspartate aminotransferase family protein — protein MESSRQQEIVAKHKEYLFSCVANYYEEPLVVDHAKDSLVYDVDGREYLDFFGGIVTISVGHCNDTVVAAIEEQVRKVQHTSTLYPTEPHVRLAEKLAAITPGALRKSFFTNSGTEANETAVLVAQLYTRSQDVIALRHGYSGRTQLAMSLTGHYTWRLTPTASPNIHHIPNAYCYRCPFGLTYPSCDLKCARDLEGAIQTATSGKVAAFIAEPIQGVGGFITPPREYFREVADIVHKYGGLFICDEVQTGWGRTGGKMFGIEQWDVEPDIMTFAKGMANGVPIGGTITRPEIADSVKGLSLSTFGGNPVTCAAALATIEVVENQGLVANAAERGHQLREGLLGLQQKYPLMGDVRGMGLMQAVEMVGPDKTPSPEAVARLFELTKQNGLLVGKGGLMGNVIRVTPALTVTKDQVDEALERLDRSLGQMGL, from the coding sequence ATGGAATCGAGCAGGCAGCAGGAGATCGTCGCAAAGCACAAGGAGTACCTGTTCTCCTGCGTGGCCAACTACTACGAAGAGCCGCTGGTGGTGGACCACGCCAAGGACTCGCTGGTCTACGATGTGGACGGACGCGAGTACCTGGATTTCTTCGGCGGCATCGTCACCATCAGCGTCGGCCACTGCAACGACACGGTGGTGGCGGCCATCGAGGAGCAGGTCCGCAAGGTCCAGCACACCTCCACGCTCTACCCCACCGAGCCCCACGTGCGCCTGGCCGAGAAGCTCGCGGCCATCACGCCCGGGGCGCTCCGGAAGTCCTTCTTCACCAACAGCGGCACCGAGGCCAACGAGACCGCGGTGCTGGTGGCGCAGCTCTATACCCGCTCCCAGGACGTCATCGCCCTGCGCCACGGCTACAGCGGCCGCACCCAGCTTGCCATGAGCCTCACCGGGCACTACACCTGGCGCCTGACCCCCACCGCGAGCCCGAACATCCACCACATCCCCAACGCCTACTGCTACCGCTGCCCGTTCGGGCTCACGTACCCGAGTTGCGACCTCAAGTGCGCCAGGGATCTGGAGGGCGCCATTCAGACGGCCACGTCGGGCAAGGTCGCCGCCTTCATCGCCGAGCCCATCCAGGGAGTCGGGGGTTTCATCACGCCGCCCAGGGAATACTTCCGGGAAGTAGCGGACATCGTGCACAAGTACGGCGGCCTTTTCATCTGCGACGAAGTGCAGACGGGTTGGGGCCGCACCGGCGGCAAGATGTTCGGCATCGAGCAATGGGACGTGGAGCCCGACATCATGACCTTCGCCAAGGGCATGGCCAACGGCGTGCCCATCGGCGGCACCATCACCCGGCCGGAGATCGCCGACAGCGTCAAGGGGCTGTCCCTCTCCACCTTCGGGGGAAATCCGGTGACCTGCGCCGCGGCGCTGGCCACCATCGAGGTGGTCGAGAACCAGGGGCTGGTGGCCAATGCGGCGGAGCGCGGGCATCAGCTCCGGGAGGGCCTGCTGGGCCTCCAGCAGAAGTACCCGCTCATGGGCGACGTCCGCGGCATGGGCCTCATGCAGGCCGTGGAAATGGTGGGTCCGGACAAGACGCCGAGCCCGGAAGCCGTGGCCCGGCTCTTCGAGCTGACCAAGCAAAACGGCCTGCTCGTCGGCAAGGGCGGGCTCATGGGCAACGTCATCCGCGTCACCCCGGCGCTCACCGTCACCAAGGACCAGGTGGACGAGGCGCTGGAGCGGCTCGACCGCTCGCTGGGACAGATGGGACTATAG
- a CDS encoding ABC transporter permease, which produces MIRRRIIGAVPVLIGMSFLVFLLMQLAPGDPVTLLLGEDAEPHEIEEVTREWGLDQPIIVQYWQFVSQAVQGNFGESMRYGEPVTQLVVERLPATVELALASLLVAIIIALPIGVYSAIKHNSMWDHSGMTVALIGISLPNFWLGIMLIFFLGGQLNLLPVAGRLTYGVNVVPVTNLMLVDALIAGDLAAFWDALKHILLPAITLGTSFAAIITRISRSSVLEVIRQDYITTARAKGLSERTVIWKHTLRNALITIITILGLQLGALLSGSVITETVFSWPGIGSLLIQAITTRDYKLAQGVIFFFAMVYFFVNLTVDLLYTWVDPRIRL; this is translated from the coding sequence ATGATTCGGCGCAGGATAATCGGAGCCGTGCCCGTCCTGATCGGGATGTCCTTCCTGGTCTTCCTGCTGATGCAGCTCGCGCCCGGAGACCCGGTGACGCTGCTGCTCGGCGAGGACGCGGAGCCCCACGAAATCGAGGAGGTCACGCGCGAGTGGGGGCTCGATCAACCCATCATCGTGCAGTACTGGCAGTTCGTGTCCCAGGCGGTCCAGGGGAACTTCGGCGAGTCCATGCGTTACGGCGAGCCGGTGACGCAACTCGTGGTCGAGCGCCTTCCGGCCACCGTGGAGCTGGCGCTGGCGAGCCTGCTGGTCGCCATCATCATCGCGCTCCCCATCGGGGTCTACTCCGCCATCAAACACAACTCCATGTGGGACCACTCGGGCATGACCGTGGCGCTGATAGGCATATCGCTGCCCAACTTCTGGCTCGGCATCATGCTCATCTTCTTCCTCGGGGGTCAGCTCAACCTGCTGCCGGTGGCGGGCCGGCTCACCTACGGCGTCAACGTGGTGCCGGTGACCAACCTCATGCTCGTGGACGCCCTGATCGCCGGCGACCTCGCGGCCTTCTGGGACGCGCTCAAGCACATCCTGTTGCCCGCCATTACCCTGGGGACGAGCTTCGCCGCCATTATCACGCGCATCTCGCGCTCCAGCGTGCTGGAGGTCATCCGCCAGGACTACATCACCACCGCCCGCGCCAAGGGACTGAGCGAGCGCACGGTGATCTGGAAGCACACGCTCCGGAACGCGCTCATCACCATCATCACCATCCTGGGGCTTCAGCTCGGCGCCCTGCTGAGCGGCTCGGTCATTACCGAAACGGTGTTCTCCTGGCCGGGCATCGGCAGCCTGCTCATCCAGGCCATCACCACCCGGGACTACAAGCTCGCCCAGGGGGTGATCTTCTTCTTCGCCATGGTCTATTTCTTCGTCAACCTGACGGTCGACCTGCTGTACACCTGGGTCGATCCGAGGATACGGCTGTGA
- a CDS encoding ABC transporter permease, producing the protein MIGWRRYAKVISGGIIVLLLCICGLGAPLLAPYDPQEQSLEQRLRPPSLDLATNPHIMGTDNLGRDLLSRVIYGSRISLMVGAATVFLAGILGCFLGAVAGYFGELIDETINKTTEIFLAFPFLLLAIAIMAFLGQGLVNLIIALVLSRWVQYCRVVRGEVLSLKEREFVQAARALGASNRYIILRHVIPNTLPSVMVIATFAMAVVIITEASLSFLGLGVPPSIPTWGSMLSEGRSYMYRAPWLTIFPGIAIFVTVLGINLLGDGLRDIIDPKLMRTR; encoded by the coding sequence GTGATCGGCTGGCGGCGCTACGCGAAAGTCATCAGCGGCGGCATCATCGTGCTGCTGCTGTGCATCTGCGGGCTGGGAGCGCCCCTGCTGGCGCCCTACGACCCCCAGGAGCAGAGCCTGGAGCAGCGCCTGCGCCCGCCTTCGCTGGACCTGGCAACCAACCCGCACATCATGGGCACGGACAACCTGGGGCGCGACCTGCTGAGCCGGGTCATCTACGGCTCGCGCATCTCGCTCATGGTGGGAGCCGCCACCGTTTTCCTGGCCGGGATCCTGGGCTGCTTTCTCGGTGCCGTGGCGGGCTACTTCGGGGAACTGATCGACGAAACCATCAACAAGACCACGGAGATATTCCTGGCGTTCCCCTTCCTGCTGCTGGCCATCGCCATCATGGCGTTCCTGGGGCAAGGCCTGGTGAACCTCATCATCGCGCTGGTGCTGAGCCGCTGGGTGCAGTACTGCCGGGTGGTCCGGGGCGAGGTGCTGTCGCTCAAGGAACGCGAGTTCGTGCAGGCGGCGCGGGCGCTGGGCGCCAGCAATCGCTACATCATCCTGCGCCACGTGATCCCCAACACGCTGCCCAGCGTCATGGTCATCGCGACGTTCGCCATGGCCGTGGTCATCATCACCGAGGCGAGTCTGAGCTTCCTGGGGCTGGGCGTGCCGCCGAGCATCCCCACCTGGGGCTCCATGCTGAGCGAAGGCCGCAGCTACATGTACCGCGCCCCCTGGCTCACCATCTTCCCGGGCATCGCCATCTTCGTCACCGTGCTCGGCATCAACCTGCTCGGCGACGGCCTGCGCGACATCATTGATCCCAAGCTGATGCGTACCCGCTGA
- the recQ gene encoding DNA helicase RecQ, whose product MSAAQRILRDTFGFDRFRPGQEGAIEALLAGRHVLTVMPTGSGKSLCFQVPALALGGLTVVVSPLVALMQDQVAALRLAGVAADTINSANTRPANVAAWRRAVAGDTRLLYMAPERLMTERMLEALGRLPVRLFAVDEAHCISQWGPSFRPEYEDLCRLRHLFPEVPIAALTATADAITREDIAERLFGGDVDSFVLGFDRPNIRLAVELKHEWKRQTRSFLARHRGESGIVYCLSRRKTEETAAVLAADGVRALPYHAGMDKEDRDAHQNAFMTDSGVVMVATIAFGMGIDKADVRYVLHTDLPGSVEAYYQEIGRAGRDGEPAEAHMLYGLADIRMRRQFIEEEDAGPERRLREHKRLDALLGYCEAPACRRVTLLEYFGERIEPCGNCDICVDPVDRLDGTEDAQKVLSAVYRTGQRFGAAHVIDVLRGAATEKIERAGHDRLSTFGVGADRGKNEWRSLIRQMVATGFLRLDIGGYGGISMTGKGRGLLQGEETFLYRPDTVSPRPDASAREAGGRRRKEPDGVPLSASEAALLEALKALRLQLARERGVPAYIVFSDRTLIDMARRKPRTEEEFAEVNGVGAAKLAAFAEPFLAAIESTIGDGC is encoded by the coding sequence ATGAGCGCCGCGCAACGGATACTCAGGGACACTTTCGGCTTTGACCGCTTCCGTCCCGGCCAGGAGGGCGCCATAGAGGCGCTGCTGGCGGGGCGTCACGTGCTCACCGTGATGCCCACGGGCTCGGGCAAGTCGCTGTGCTTTCAGGTCCCGGCGCTGGCGCTGGGCGGCCTGACCGTCGTAGTTTCGCCGCTGGTCGCCCTCATGCAGGACCAGGTGGCGGCGTTGCGCCTCGCCGGGGTGGCGGCGGACACGATCAACTCGGCCAACACCAGGCCCGCCAACGTCGCCGCATGGCGCCGGGCCGTGGCGGGCGACACGCGGCTCCTGTACATGGCGCCGGAGCGGCTCATGACCGAGCGCATGCTGGAGGCCCTGGGCCGGCTGCCTGTTCGATTGTTCGCCGTCGACGAGGCCCACTGTATCTCGCAGTGGGGACCGTCCTTCCGCCCTGAGTACGAAGACTTGTGCCGCCTCCGGCATCTCTTCCCGGAGGTCCCCATCGCCGCGCTGACCGCCACCGCCGACGCCATCACCCGCGAGGACATCGCCGAGCGCCTGTTCGGCGGCGACGTGGACTCGTTCGTGCTGGGCTTCGACCGTCCCAACATCCGGTTGGCGGTGGAGTTGAAGCACGAGTGGAAACGCCAGACCCGGAGCTTCCTGGCGCGCCATCGAGGCGAGAGCGGCATCGTCTACTGCCTTTCGCGTCGCAAGACGGAGGAGACCGCGGCCGTGCTGGCGGCGGACGGCGTGCGCGCGCTTCCGTATCACGCGGGCATGGACAAGGAGGACCGGGACGCACACCAGAACGCCTTCATGACCGACAGCGGAGTGGTAATGGTGGCCACCATCGCCTTTGGCATGGGCATCGACAAGGCGGACGTGCGCTACGTCCTGCACACCGACCTGCCGGGCAGCGTCGAGGCCTACTACCAGGAGATCGGCCGCGCCGGACGCGACGGCGAGCCCGCGGAAGCGCACATGCTCTACGGCCTGGCGGACATCCGCATGCGCCGCCAGTTCATCGAGGAGGAGGACGCGGGCCCGGAGCGACGGCTGCGGGAGCACAAGCGGCTTGACGCGTTGCTGGGCTATTGCGAGGCGCCCGCTTGCCGGCGGGTGACGCTGCTGGAGTATTTCGGGGAGCGCATCGAGCCCTGCGGCAACTGCGACATCTGCGTGGACCCCGTGGACCGGCTCGACGGCACCGAAGACGCGCAAAAGGTCCTGTCGGCGGTGTATCGCACCGGCCAGCGCTTCGGCGCCGCCCACGTGATCGACGTGCTGCGCGGCGCCGCGACGGAGAAGATCGAACGCGCCGGCCACGACCGGTTGTCCACGTTCGGAGTGGGTGCGGACCGGGGCAAGAACGAATGGCGCTCGCTCATCCGCCAGATGGTGGCCACGGGTTTCCTCCGGCTCGACATCGGCGGCTACGGCGGCATCTCCATGACCGGCAAGGGCCGCGGCCTGTTGCAGGGAGAGGAGACGTTCCTCTATCGCCCGGACACGGTGAGCCCACGGCCGGACGCGTCCGCTCGGGAGGCCGGAGGCCGGCGCCGGAAGGAACCCGACGGCGTCCCGCTGAGCGCGTCCGAGGCGGCGTTGCTGGAAGCCCTCAAGGCGCTGCGTCTCCAACTCGCCCGGGAGCGCGGCGTCCCCGCCTACATCGTGTTTTCCGACCGCACCCTCATCGACATGGCGCGGCGCAAGCCCCGTACCGAGGAGGAGTTCGCAGAGGTGAACGGCGTCGGCGCGGCCAAGCTCGCGGCCTTCGCGGAACCGTTCCTTGCGGCCATCGAGAGCACGATCGGGGACGGGTGCTGA